The Mesorhizobium koreense genome includes a window with the following:
- a CDS encoding polysaccharide pyruvyl transferase family protein — translation MTGPNLKTIGLLWHSANSDNLGIGALTAAHIAVLEGLARDLGFGVRFKILGWRDPGPVYIQGTNVEVVPLRARDVPRPGGLYAAIRSCDLILDISAGDSFADIYGTWRFIFNVLSKAVVLAGRRPLILSPQTIGPFERWWTRWLASLAIRGARKIVTRDALSTAYMREMRLDRKLIEATDLAIRLPFDPPPPRVNGPVRVGLNISGLLFNGGYSQDNMFSLLADYPALARSLCAHFVALPDCELHLVGHVNSQRHAVEDDYRVAKTLAIEFPGVVVAPRFDNPSAAKSYIATMDFFAGSRMHACIAAFSSGVPVLPIAYSRKFSGLFGTLGYRHLADCKTQTAEEISDAVITAYERRGQLRLDGEKALMAADGKLSAYEDVLRGALQEIGRLP, via the coding sequence ATGACCGGACCGAATTTGAAAACAATTGGCCTTCTGTGGCATTCGGCCAATTCTGATAATCTCGGGATTGGCGCGCTGACTGCAGCACATATCGCAGTGCTAGAGGGGCTGGCTCGGGACCTCGGCTTTGGCGTTCGCTTCAAGATTCTCGGCTGGCGCGATCCCGGGCCAGTCTATATCCAAGGAACGAACGTAGAAGTGGTGCCTCTGCGCGCTCGCGACGTACCACGTCCAGGCGGGCTCTATGCCGCCATCCGCAGTTGCGATCTCATTCTAGACATTTCGGCAGGTGATAGCTTTGCTGACATTTACGGAACGTGGCGTTTCATCTTCAATGTCCTTTCTAAAGCCGTTGTATTGGCGGGGCGGCGGCCCCTAATCCTCAGCCCGCAAACCATCGGACCATTTGAGCGCTGGTGGACCCGCTGGCTTGCATCTCTGGCAATTCGCGGTGCGCGAAAGATCGTGACGCGCGATGCCTTGTCCACCGCTTATATGCGCGAGATGCGACTCGACAGAAAACTGATCGAAGCGACTGATTTGGCGATTCGCCTGCCTTTCGACCCCCCTCCCCCCCGCGTCAACGGCCCAGTTCGGGTCGGCCTCAATATATCTGGTCTGCTGTTCAACGGCGGCTACAGCCAAGACAATATGTTCTCCCTTCTCGCGGACTATCCGGCCCTAGCCCGATCTCTCTGCGCACATTTCGTCGCGCTGCCGGATTGCGAGTTGCACCTCGTCGGCCACGTAAATTCGCAACGACATGCTGTGGAGGATGATTACCGTGTGGCCAAGACACTGGCGATCGAGTTCCCTGGAGTTGTGGTCGCACCCCGCTTTGATAATCCGTCCGCCGCGAAGTCCTATATCGCCACAATGGATTTCTTCGCTGGGTCACGCATGCATGCATGCATCGCTGCCTTTTCGTCGGGCGTGCCGGTGCTCCCGATCGCATATAGTCGGAAATTCTCGGGCCTGTTCGGAACCCTTGGCTATCGACACCTTGCAGACTGTAAGACACAAACTGCTGAGGAAATCAGCGATGCGGTCATCACGGCTTATGAGCGACGCGGGCAACTCAGGCTCGATGGGGAGAAGGCACTGATGGCGGCGGATGGGAAGCTTTCCGCTTATGAAGACGTCTTGCGTGGCGCGCTGCAAGAAATCGGAAGACTGCCGTGA
- a CDS encoding Coenzyme F420 hydrogenase/dehydrogenase, beta subunit C-terminal domain gives MVQSLSLERIASANLCVGCGLCASLSEGALHMTVSDDGYLRPEQTGPLRPHIDRLITDICPGARLTQCVKEGDDHRLWGPIISVRAGASTDSALRHHAASGGALSAILLHLLETGQVDRAVETAASDIYPLTNMTVMSLDRADVLRAAGSRYAPSAPLSNLMSELEEPGKFALVGKPCDIAAARALARSDPRLEKKIPFMISFFCAGVPSIHGAHAILEKLGVNEAEVSRFRYRGEGWPGRATAILKDGTEKSLSYMESWGDILSKRVQFRCKICPDGTGGFADVVCADAWHGDEKGYPLFEEQEGRSLIIARTTSGENLVRSALLAGCIRAEPLNIEEVQQMQPSQANRKRLILSRLLALFVFGRQVPVFQGFNLVHAAGMAGLRANLKSFLGMVRRILVHRHQL, from the coding sequence ATGGTACAGTCACTTTCATTGGAAAGGATTGCTTCGGCCAACCTGTGTGTCGGTTGTGGTTTATGCGCGTCTCTGTCGGAAGGCGCATTACATATGACGGTGTCCGATGATGGCTACCTGCGCCCTGAGCAGACCGGCCCCCTGAGGCCGCACATCGATCGGCTGATCACCGATATCTGCCCGGGAGCGCGTTTGACGCAGTGTGTCAAGGAAGGTGACGATCACCGACTTTGGGGACCCATCATTTCCGTGCGCGCTGGCGCGTCAACCGATTCCGCGCTTCGTCATCACGCTGCTTCGGGAGGCGCTCTTTCGGCAATCCTCTTGCACCTTCTCGAAACGGGACAGGTCGATCGGGCAGTAGAAACGGCAGCGTCCGACATATATCCGCTCACCAATATGACGGTCATGAGCCTCGATCGCGCGGATGTCCTACGTGCCGCAGGATCGCGCTATGCGCCTTCCGCGCCACTGAGCAACCTCATGAGCGAACTAGAGGAGCCGGGGAAATTTGCTCTTGTCGGCAAGCCTTGTGACATTGCCGCGGCTCGGGCGTTGGCCCGTAGCGATCCCCGGTTAGAGAAGAAGATTCCCTTCATGATCTCCTTTTTCTGTGCCGGCGTGCCGAGTATACATGGCGCGCATGCGATCCTTGAGAAACTCGGTGTGAACGAGGCCGAAGTATCGCGCTTCCGCTATCGAGGCGAAGGGTGGCCAGGAAGAGCGACTGCAATTCTGAAGGACGGAACCGAGAAAAGCCTGAGCTACATGGAGTCCTGGGGTGACATCCTCAGCAAGCGTGTTCAGTTTCGCTGTAAGATATGTCCGGACGGTACGGGAGGTTTCGCCGACGTGGTCTGCGCCGATGCGTGGCATGGCGACGAGAAAGGCTATCCGCTTTTCGAAGAGCAAGAAGGCCGAAGCCTGATAATAGCGAGAACGACATCTGGAGAGAATCTGGTACGATCAGCGCTTTTGGCAGGCTGCATCCGGGCCGAGCCTCTCAACATCGAGGAGGTCCAGCAAATGCAACCCTCGCAAGCCAACCGCAAACGGCTTATATTGTCTCGGCTGCTGGCCCTGTTCGTTTTCGGACGGCAAGTCCCAGTATTTCAAGGGTTCAATCTGGTTCACGCCGCCGGTATGGCGGGCCTTAGGGCAAACCTAAAGAGCTTTCTGGGAATGGTTCGGCGAATATTAGTTCATCGACACCAGCTATAA
- a CDS encoding IS110 family transposase, which produces MADYREAFVGIDVAKLKNAIAIADAGGEGEVRFFGEVDASDTSMRRVIERIATRFDRVHFCYEAGPTGYGLYRLIRSLGHECMVVAPSLIPRKLGDRLKTNRRDALGLARLLRAGELTAVWVPDEGHEAMRDLVRARAAAVETLRVLRQHVSAFMLKHGRIYPRKKGWTMRYLCWLQAHQFDHPAHQIALQEMVEAVRISKERVDRLERVIEEFIPAWSLAPIVRALQTLRGVDLVVAVTFVTEIGDVRRFESPRQLMGYLGLVPGERSTGETVRRGGITKAGNGRVRHMLVESAWTYRHAPRVGAKKLYRLEQAPPRVREIAWKAQARLTARYRMLIGRGKKTTVVCTAIARELVGFMWAVAREAHAT; this is translated from the coding sequence GTGGCAGATTATAGGGAAGCATTTGTCGGAATCGATGTCGCAAAGCTGAAGAACGCTATCGCGATTGCGGATGCCGGCGGGGAGGGAGAAGTTCGCTTCTTCGGCGAGGTCGACGCGTCGGATACGAGCATGCGCCGAGTTATCGAGCGGATCGCCACCAGGTTCGATCGAGTCCATTTCTGCTACGAGGCCGGCCCGACCGGCTACGGTCTCTATCGGTTGATCCGATCGCTTGGCCATGAATGCATGGTGGTCGCCCCATCGCTGATCCCAAGGAAGCTTGGTGATCGGTTGAAGACAAACCGCCGGGATGCCCTCGGATTGGCCAGGTTGCTGCGCGCTGGCGAACTGACGGCGGTATGGGTTCCCGATGAAGGCCACGAAGCCATGCGGGATCTCGTCCGCGCCCGGGCGGCCGCAGTTGAGACACTTCGGGTCCTCCGGCAGCATGTGAGCGCCTTCATGCTCAAGCACGGACGTATCTATCCACGCAAGAAGGGCTGGACGATGCGCTATCTCTGCTGGCTGCAGGCGCACCAGTTCGATCATCCTGCACATCAGATCGCGCTCCAAGAGATGGTCGAGGCGGTTCGCATCTCGAAAGAGCGGGTCGATCGGCTGGAGCGTGTGATCGAGGAGTTCATTCCGGCCTGGTCATTGGCGCCGATCGTGCGGGCGCTGCAGACATTACGTGGTGTGGATCTGGTTGTTGCTGTGACGTTTGTCACCGAGATCGGCGACGTGCGCCGTTTCGAAAGCCCGCGCCAACTCATGGGCTATCTTGGCCTTGTTCCTGGTGAGCGGTCGACCGGAGAGACAGTCAGACGGGGTGGCATCACCAAGGCAGGGAATGGCCGCGTTCGTCATATGCTGGTCGAGAGCGCATGGACCTATAGGCATGCGCCGAGAGTCGGCGCGAAGAAGCTGTATCGTCTGGAGCAGGCGCCGCCAAGGGTGAGAGAGATCGCCTGGAAGGCGCAGGCCCGACTGACGGCCCGCTACCGGATGTTGATCGGACGAGGCAAGAAGACGACAGTGGTCTGTACGGCGATAGCCCGCGAACTGGTCGGCTTCATGTGGGCCGTTGCCAGGGAGGCGCACGCAACCTGA
- a CDS encoding IS110 family transposase, with the protein MEVAFLGIDLAKNVFQLHGETADGRVVLQRRVRRDRLMAEVEALPPCTIAIEACAGAFYWQRRFEAAGHRVRIIAPQYVKPFAQHQKNDRNDAAAICRAVRQPNMRFVPGKTLEQQDIQALHRGRQRLVNHRTALVAQMRGLLLDRGIAFAQSITRARREIRILLDDSSSEISNIFRLMLAQLYAIFRTLDDQIAWFDREIEKVFRSSETCRRLAKIRGVGPKTATAIVAAVGNGAEFANGRHLAAWMGLVPRQHSSGNQQRLFGISKRGDRHLRTLLIHGARAVVRTSAARNDAQGAWIRDLQGRRGAAKTIVAVANKNARVIFAMLKAGTEYRAA; encoded by the coding sequence ATGGAAGTAGCATTCCTTGGGATCGACTTGGCAAAGAACGTCTTCCAGCTGCACGGCGAGACTGCTGACGGGCGGGTGGTTCTGCAAAGGCGCGTCCGGCGAGATCGGCTGATGGCTGAAGTGGAGGCGCTACCGCCGTGCACTATCGCGATAGAGGCCTGCGCTGGTGCTTTCTATTGGCAGCGTCGATTCGAAGCTGCGGGGCATCGGGTCCGGATCATAGCTCCACAATACGTGAAGCCGTTCGCTCAGCATCAAAAGAATGATCGCAACGACGCTGCTGCAATTTGCCGTGCCGTGAGACAACCCAACATGCGGTTCGTCCCCGGCAAGACGCTCGAGCAACAAGATATCCAGGCGCTTCATCGTGGCCGACAGCGTCTGGTGAACCACCGAACCGCGCTGGTTGCCCAGATGCGCGGCCTGCTGCTCGACCGAGGCATCGCATTCGCGCAGTCGATCACCCGCGCGCGGCGCGAGATCCGGATCTTGCTGGACGATAGCTCCTCGGAAATCAGTAATATCTTCCGGTTGATGCTGGCGCAGCTCTACGCCATCTTCCGCACCCTCGACGATCAGATTGCCTGGTTCGATAGAGAGATCGAGAAAGTCTTCCGTTCAAGCGAGACCTGTCGCCGCCTCGCGAAGATCAGGGGAGTGGGTCCAAAGACGGCGACGGCGATTGTGGCTGCGGTCGGCAACGGAGCCGAGTTTGCCAATGGCAGGCATCTCGCTGCGTGGATGGGTCTCGTGCCCCGTCAGCATTCGAGTGGCAATCAGCAGCGACTCTTTGGCATCTCCAAACGCGGAGACCGCCATCTGCGGACCCTGCTAATCCATGGCGCACGAGCCGTCGTCCGTACCTCGGCAGCTCGCAACGACGCACAAGGCGCTTGGATCAGGGATCTCCAGGGGCGACGCGGCGCAGCCAAGACAATCGTCGCGGTCGCTAACAAGAATGCGCGCGTCATCTTCGCGATGCTGAAAGCGGGAACGGAATACCGAGCGGCCTGA
- a CDS encoding O-antigen ligase family protein — protein MGNNQNELGIKQGIAPRGSELVKNSTVHPSPFIVIFLISLALPISFFIGSIRLSPYRVVIILLFIPGFLALLSGKLGKIRATDKCMMLFAAWGAIALFVTTPFDSAVQAVGIFIIESLGAYLIGRSLIRNEKTFQQFLRAIFIMLLVMLPLALYETITDHPIVLDTIRPFFNVIPKGNQAPRFGLHRAQVVFEHPILYGAFASSLLGLMYYAKIVRSKPVGGIGWLVAASFASVLSLSSGALAALFVQYVLIGWDKITKTIAYRWRILSALIVSVYLLIDLLSNRTPFHVIVTYLTFSTGSSYNRILIWNYGTAEVWRHPFFGIGFADWEHPSWMSSSMDNFWLVIAVRYGLPAFILLAAAFIFLFRDVGRIKYTNNNIIKYRSGIFTSLAGLIIAGCTVDYWNAIYCWFLFLLGSGVWMLRDDFDDGMRRTSASQDKHRAIYVVGNSDSTFYPRGHGN, from the coding sequence ATGGGTAATAATCAGAACGAACTCGGCATTAAGCAGGGGATAGCTCCTCGTGGCAGCGAGCTTGTCAAAAACAGCACTGTGCATCCCTCACCATTCATCGTTATTTTCCTGATTTCCCTCGCCTTACCAATTAGCTTTTTCATCGGTTCGATCCGACTTTCACCATATCGAGTGGTGATCATCCTTCTATTCATACCCGGGTTTTTGGCACTACTATCGGGAAAACTAGGTAAGATAAGGGCGACAGATAAATGTATGATGTTGTTCGCTGCCTGGGGTGCAATTGCCCTTTTCGTAACCACCCCCTTCGACTCGGCAGTCCAAGCAGTTGGTATCTTTATCATCGAATCTCTCGGTGCCTATCTGATAGGCCGATCGCTCATTAGAAATGAGAAAACGTTCCAGCAGTTCTTGCGTGCCATTTTCATTATGCTCTTAGTTATGCTGCCCTTAGCTCTCTATGAGACGATCACTGATCATCCTATAGTTCTCGATACGATCAGACCGTTTTTCAATGTGATACCCAAGGGTAACCAGGCACCTCGCTTCGGGTTACATCGAGCTCAGGTGGTGTTTGAGCATCCAATCCTGTATGGCGCGTTTGCGTCCTCTTTGTTAGGACTTATGTATTATGCGAAGATTGTCCGCTCGAAGCCGGTAGGCGGCATTGGTTGGTTGGTCGCGGCTAGTTTCGCCTCCGTCCTTTCATTGTCGTCCGGTGCACTCGCTGCCTTGTTTGTACAATACGTCCTCATCGGGTGGGATAAGATTACAAAAACCATCGCATACCGTTGGAGAATTCTTAGTGCACTTATTGTTTCGGTCTATCTGCTCATTGATCTTCTTTCGAATCGTACACCCTTTCATGTCATTGTGACTTACCTAACTTTCAGTACAGGTAGCTCATACAACCGTATCTTGATCTGGAATTATGGAACAGCAGAAGTTTGGCGTCACCCGTTCTTCGGCATCGGATTTGCCGACTGGGAGCACCCTTCTTGGATGAGTTCCAGCATGGATAACTTTTGGCTCGTAATCGCCGTCCGCTATGGCCTACCGGCGTTCATTCTGCTCGCAGCCGCCTTCATATTCCTTTTTCGTGATGTTGGAAGAATTAAATATACTAATAATAATATTATCAAGTACAGATCTGGTATTTTCACCTCTCTTGCGGGTCTAATTATTGCTGGATGCACAGTTGATTATTGGAATGCCATATATTGCTGGTTTCTATTCTTACTCGGGAGCGGGGTGTGGATGTTGCGCGATGATTTCGACGATGGGATGCGTAGAACCTCAGCGAGCCAAGATAAGCATAGAGCAATCTATGTTGTGGGTAATTCTGATTCTACATTTTATCCAAGGGGCCACGGCAACTGA
- a CDS encoding glycosyltransferase family 2 protein gives MSAVLSIIIVNWNTRELLQDCLTSVYTTVGAINAEVIVVDNGSTDGSIEMLLSRFPDVLLVRNKRNRGFAAANNQAIKLSNGKYHLLLNSDTIVHEGVLEQSLRYMEHHPSVGVMGCRVLNTDGTVQLSCSGFPSLLNLAILMTGLWKLGWPVFFDRYQMRRWDRSDERDVEVVSGCYMLVRAQAVNEVGLLDEDFFFFGEETDWCRRFQNAGWGLRFVPVGDITHHGGASAKKLNYKRDLMLTSATVRLHFKHGGRAAGAVAWLLLLGFNTSRALFWTIVALLTGNCISKERRNHFWQVVRHHGQAWSTGRTLQL, from the coding sequence ATGTCAGCCGTTCTCTCGATCATCATTGTCAACTGGAACACAAGGGAGTTATTGCAGGACTGCTTGACATCCGTGTACACAACGGTAGGGGCTATCAACGCAGAAGTTATTGTGGTGGATAATGGCTCCACTGACGGCTCAATTGAGATGTTGCTGTCTCGTTTTCCTGACGTATTGTTGGTCAGGAATAAACGCAATCGTGGATTTGCTGCAGCGAATAATCAGGCAATCAAACTCTCAAATGGCAAATACCATCTTCTTTTGAACTCCGATACAATTGTACACGAGGGTGTTCTCGAGCAGTCGCTGAGGTACATGGAACACCACCCCTCGGTTGGCGTCATGGGATGCCGGGTTCTTAACACAGATGGAACCGTCCAGCTCAGTTGCAGTGGTTTTCCATCCCTTCTGAATCTCGCAATCCTTATGACCGGCTTGTGGAAACTCGGCTGGCCCGTTTTCTTCGACAGATATCAAATGCGTCGTTGGGACCGCAGTGACGAACGAGACGTCGAGGTCGTTTCTGGTTGCTATATGTTGGTTCGGGCTCAGGCAGTAAATGAGGTGGGGCTTCTTGATGAAGACTTTTTCTTTTTCGGCGAGGAGACAGATTGGTGCCGTCGATTTCAGAACGCAGGATGGGGGCTGCGCTTTGTCCCGGTGGGAGACATTACACACCACGGAGGGGCTTCTGCAAAGAAGTTAAATTACAAACGCGATTTGATGCTGACGAGCGCTACAGTCCGACTTCACTTCAAACATGGGGGTCGTGCGGCCGGTGCCGTTGCCTGGTTACTTTTACTCGGCTTTAATACGAGCCGGGCTCTGTTTTGGACAATTGTCGCGCTATTGACTGGAAATTGTATCTCCAAGGAGAGACGCAATCACTTCTGGCAAGTTGTCCGACATCATGGTCAGGCTTGGTCAACTGGCCGCACTTTGCAGTTGTGA
- a CDS encoding glycosyltransferase family 4 protein produces the protein MVIGAAPYLKERLASVPLKAFDVECEVGIDGLAAIEVNDKAKGPLRLLYVGRAIRSKGLRDAVRAIARLSDRCDATLTAAGAGEDLELCRKEALSLGIADRISFLGRVDRTTVERLYAIHDAFIFPSFREPTGGVLLEAMRYGLPIITTNIGGPNYIVDEECGIKVEVKDPDQFAQALADAICQLSSDAALRDRLRRGAQERVSEIGLWGPKIGRMVKRYQQVIDYRKEISLSVPHLAGASILDEHGR, from the coding sequence ATGGTGATTGGCGCGGCTCCCTATCTCAAAGAGCGGCTAGCGTCTGTCCCACTGAAGGCATTCGACGTGGAGTGCGAGGTGGGTATTGACGGGCTTGCGGCTATTGAGGTCAATGACAAGGCGAAAGGGCCTCTTCGTTTGCTTTATGTCGGGCGCGCCATTCGATCTAAGGGATTGCGCGACGCAGTACGAGCAATAGCTCGACTTTCGGACAGATGCGATGCAACTCTGACAGCCGCTGGAGCAGGCGAAGATTTGGAATTATGCCGAAAGGAAGCGTTGTCGCTAGGCATTGCAGATCGTATCAGTTTTCTCGGGCGCGTCGACCGGACCACCGTCGAACGCCTCTATGCGATCCATGATGCATTCATTTTTCCTAGCTTTCGCGAACCAACAGGGGGCGTGTTGCTTGAGGCTATGAGATATGGCCTACCGATTATTACAACCAATATTGGTGGACCTAACTACATTGTTGACGAAGAATGCGGAATAAAAGTTGAAGTTAAGGACCCGGATCAATTTGCTCAGGCCTTAGCCGATGCCATATGCCAACTTTCGAGCGATGCGGCACTTCGTGATCGGCTTAGAAGAGGGGCGCAAGAACGCGTCAGCGAGATAGGCCTTTGGGGCCCAAAAATCGGCCGCATGGTCAAACGCTACCAGCAAGTCATCGACTACCGGAAAGAAATATCGCTATCTGTTCCACATTTGGCTGGCGCGAGCATTCTTGATGAGCACGGCCGATAG
- a CDS encoding glycosyltransferase: MTQRASPQISVIVPYLNQPEHLANCLRSLMQQTYDLENVEIIVVDNGSRELPEAICAQFDNVRLIQELTPGPGPARNRGVSVSRALLLAFIDADCIADKNWLSVIASAFTDPRAEIIGGDVRIALANPARMTMLEAYESIYAYRQQEYIERQGFSGTGNLALRRDIYDNVGPFAGIDVAEDREWGHRAGLGGHVIYYLPEMIVYHPARRSLSELRTKWRRHVAHDYAEHVHGPLDRTRWAAKAFVLALSPVGEIIKIARSDRVGTIHDRVLAFVALSQIRIYRSWRVLSAVLIKNARASQMWNR; encoded by the coding sequence ATGACGCAACGGGCTTCCCCTCAGATCAGCGTTATCGTTCCGTATCTCAATCAGCCGGAACATCTAGCCAATTGCTTGCGCTCACTTATGCAGCAGACATACGATCTCGAAAATGTCGAGATTATTGTCGTAGACAATGGCTCTAGGGAACTTCCAGAGGCAATCTGCGCACAATTCGATAATGTCCGCCTTATACAGGAACTAACGCCCGGTCCTGGGCCAGCGCGAAACAGAGGCGTCTCGGTTTCCAGAGCCCTTCTCCTAGCCTTTATAGATGCCGACTGTATCGCCGACAAAAATTGGCTCTCCGTTATTGCCTCCGCCTTTACCGATCCGCGGGCCGAGATCATTGGCGGTGACGTGCGCATTGCCCTGGCCAACCCCGCTCGGATGACGATGCTGGAAGCGTACGAAAGTATCTACGCCTATCGCCAGCAGGAATATATCGAGCGACAGGGGTTTTCAGGAACGGGCAACTTGGCTTTGCGTCGAGATATCTACGACAACGTTGGACCATTCGCTGGAATTGATGTCGCCGAAGACAGGGAATGGGGTCATCGTGCCGGCCTTGGTGGACACGTGATCTACTATCTTCCGGAAATGATCGTCTACCATCCCGCACGCCGTTCGCTATCTGAGTTGCGCACCAAATGGCGCCGCCACGTCGCCCACGACTACGCGGAGCATGTGCACGGGCCATTGGACCGGACACGCTGGGCGGCTAAGGCCTTCGTGCTGGCCCTGTCGCCCGTTGGCGAAATTATAAAGATCGCGCGCTCCGACCGGGTTGGCACGATTCATGATCGGGTTCTTGCATTCGTAGCTCTGAGTCAAATCCGTATCTACAGATCCTGGCGCGTGCTATCGGCCGTGCTCATCAAGAATGCTCGCGCCAGCCAAATGTGGAACAGATAG
- a CDS encoding glycosyltransferase family 4 protein, which produces MSKEAVAPRSAAGKVLIIVENLPVPFDRRVWQEATALHGAGYEVSIICPKGKGHNESYEVLNGIRIYRHALPLEASGVLQYAVEYSFALFSEFFLSLRVWRRHGFDLIHACNPPDLIFLIALVYKLFFGKKFLFDQHDINPELYEVKFGRQGLVHFVLRLLERCTYRLADGSLATSEALKERAVASGLVPRDRVWVVRSFPDLDRFQRSLPDPILRRGHKYLVGYVGIMAEQDGVELLVRAMAHVVKVKGREDIGCIVIGDGPDFDRLRGLMAELGLGDHMQFAGYLSGDKLFSALSSCDIGVIPDPSNVCNDKLSMNKVFEYMALGLPFVQFDLPQAKADAGDASMIVGSPTPEALGDGMIELLGDADRREQMAAYAIARAHREFHWKVEKQTLLEAYGTLLPAASEKGTAALVDAPQQ; this is translated from the coding sequence TTGAGTAAGGAAGCAGTAGCGCCGCGCAGCGCCGCGGGAAAGGTTCTTATTATTGTTGAAAATCTTCCTGTCCCTTTTGATCGAAGGGTATGGCAGGAAGCGACCGCTCTTCACGGAGCAGGGTATGAGGTTTCTATTATTTGCCCAAAGGGCAAGGGCCACAATGAAAGTTACGAGGTACTAAACGGCATTCGGATTTATCGCCATGCGCTTCCTTTGGAGGCGTCGGGTGTGTTGCAATACGCTGTTGAATACTCTTTCGCGCTGTTTTCAGAGTTCTTTCTCTCACTCCGGGTCTGGCGCCGACATGGTTTCGACTTGATCCACGCCTGCAACCCACCGGACCTCATTTTTCTTATAGCGCTGGTGTACAAGCTCTTTTTCGGGAAGAAATTTCTTTTTGACCAGCACGATATCAATCCAGAGCTCTATGAAGTGAAGTTCGGCCGGCAAGGCCTTGTTCATTTTGTCCTTCGGCTCCTGGAGAGATGCACCTATCGTCTGGCCGATGGAAGCCTCGCCACCAGCGAAGCGCTTAAAGAGCGAGCCGTAGCCTCGGGGCTGGTTCCGAGAGATAGGGTCTGGGTGGTCCGGAGCTTTCCCGACTTGGATCGCTTTCAGCGATCTCTACCCGATCCTATACTGAGAAGAGGGCATAAATACCTAGTTGGCTATGTCGGCATCATGGCGGAACAGGATGGTGTAGAATTGCTGGTTCGCGCGATGGCCCATGTCGTCAAGGTAAAGGGCCGCGAAGATATTGGCTGTATTGTTATAGGCGATGGGCCCGATTTTGATCGGTTGCGTGGCCTCATGGCAGAGCTTGGCCTCGGCGATCACATGCAGTTTGCCGGCTACCTTTCAGGAGATAAATTGTTCTCCGCTCTTTCTTCCTGCGATATCGGGGTCATCCCCGATCCATCGAACGTCTGCAATGATAAGCTTTCGATGAATAAGGTCTTTGAATATATGGCCCTGGGCTTGCCATTCGTGCAGTTCGACCTCCCACAGGCCAAAGCCGATGCAGGCGACGCATCTATGATTGTCGGCAGCCCGACACCCGAGGCGCTTGGAGATGGCATGATAGAGCTTCTTGGCGACGCGGACAGGCGGGAGCAAATGGCTGCTTACGCTATTGCGCGCGCTCATAGGGAATTTCACTGGAAGGTAGAGAAGCAGACTCTGCTTGAGGCTTATGGCACGTTGCTACCGGCCGCCTCGGAAAAGGGGACTGCCGCATTAGTGGATGCTCCGCAGCAATGA